In the genome of Streptomyces sp. Q6, the window TTCGATCACGCTCGCCTGACCGGCGCCCTACGCTCACCGGATGGACCACGAAGACGCCGCCCTGGTGCGCGACCACACGATCTACAGCTGTGTCATGGGCTCGCGCGCCTTCGGCCTGGCGACGGACGCGAGCGACACCGACCGGCGCGGTGTGTACGTGGCGCCGACCCCGCTGTTCTGGCGCTTCGACAAGCCGCCGACGCACGTCGAGGGCCCGGCCGACGAGCAGTTCTCCTGGGAGCTGGAGCGCTTTTGCGAGCTGGCGCTGCGGGCCAATCCGAACATCCTGGAGTGCCTGCACTCGCCGCTCGTCGAGCGGGTCACGGACACCGGGCGTGAACTCCTCGACCTGCGCGGCGCGTTCCTGTCCCGCCAGGCGCACTCCACGTTCGCCCGGTACGCGGACGGCCAGCGCAAGAAGCTGGAGGCCGACGTCCGCACGCACGGCGCCCCGCGCTGGAAGCACGCGATGCATCTGCTGCGGCTGCTCCTGTCGTGCCGCGATCTGCTGCGCACGGGCACGCTGACGATCGACGTGGGCGAGGACAGGGAGTCGCTGCTCGCGGTGAAGCGGGGCGAGGTGCCGTGGCCGGAGGTGGACCGCCGCATGACCCGGCTGGCGGCCGAGGCGGCGGAGGCG includes:
- a CDS encoding nucleotidyltransferase domain-containing protein, with protein sequence MDHEDAALVRDHTIYSCVMGSRAFGLATDASDTDRRGVYVAPTPLFWRFDKPPTHVEGPADEQFSWELERFCELALRANPNILECLHSPLVERVTDTGRELLDLRGAFLSRQAHSTFARYADGQRKKLEADVRTHGAPRWKHAMHLLRLLLSCRDLLRTGTLTIDVGEDRESLLAVKRGEVPWPEVDRRMTRLAAEAAEAASRTPLPEEPDRARVEEFLVRTRRASALSAPAAP